In one window of Mytilus trossulus isolate FHL-02 chromosome 7, PNRI_Mtr1.1.1.hap1, whole genome shotgun sequence DNA:
- the LOC134726513 gene encoding uncharacterized protein LOC134726513, whose amino-acid sequence MKSLGAKLFLTLSAIILVTYASVILCIPRQKHHEKLSTDEFKTTFYIKAMSWNDITPSLCLQAQRLNIPINKNKLPRILKTFLLLTLILSNDIHQNPGPIKYPCAICDKSVNSNHRAVSCDNCQLWVHIKCGNISPEDYNKLSKCENITWSCPKCKIILTGTTIEQNKHTEPIVNSKNNSLNTSSTSTGSDRSEMNNENDKGLLTILTMNCRSLRSEAKRNMLQTIIETHEPHIVHLQETHLDKTISTAEILDPEQYEIVRKDRITEKGHEGGGIINAVRKNIVCNGEDTLDTNCEIGWTKIQLKGCKALYTGCYYRKPDNDPTPLQNLNTSISRLTHNNTLPNIILTGDFNLPDIDWDEEDSNGGYTIKSSHNYSNEINKLALDIVEEHCLQQCVTEPTREKNILDLVLTTNENLVQKMSITDGMSDHQMIITTVNARPKVIKNKPRKVYQYKKGNMEKVQEYLNSKYENFKEKITEMNIEEYWTLFKTHLFQAMDLHIPSKNLTSRFNLPWVNQHIKKMIRKKERLYKVAKKYQTKEHWDKFKQYRKAVKTELDISHKKYIFDMLEVSPSTSEASTNTQDQYRIGKKYWKYIKSQKRETVGVPTLKVNGEILDNSKGKAEALNAQFQSVFTIEDFQSFPKITENETSKIPSLHISTEGLIKLLKGVNPSKANGPDNISCRILKECAESISPYLQLIFTKTLKDQSVPQDWLIANVIALFKKGDKSQPVNYRPVSLTSVPCKIMEHIIFKHIMNHLEKYNILVDFQHGFRSKRSCESQLVITAEDITRNLDNNQQVDMLILDFSKAFDTVPHQRLLKKLASYGIDGNILAWLEAWLTKREQQVTLEGERSSTAKVNLAYHREQF is encoded by the coding sequence ATGAAATCCTTAGGTGCAAAACTCTTTTTGACGCTTTCAGCTATTATTCTTGTCACATATGCCTCTGTCATCTTGTGCATACCAAGACAAAAACACCATGAAAAACTGTCAACAGATGAGTTCAAAACAACTTTCTATATTAAAGCTATGTCATGGAACGACATCACCCCAAGCCTTTGTCTTCAAGCACAAAGACTAAATATTCCAATTAATAAGAACAAACTGCCAAGAatcttgaaaacatttttgcTACTTACACTTATATTATCAAATGACATTCATCAAAATCCAGGACCCATAAAATATCCATGCGCAATCTGTGATAAATCAGTCAACAGCAACCATAGAGCTGTATCATGTGACAATTGTCAACTATGGGTTCACATCAAATGTGGTAACATTAGTCCAGAAGATTATAACAAACTGAGTAAATGTGAGAACATAACATGGTCATGtccaaaatgtaaaataattttaactggTACAACAATCGAACAAAATAAGCATACAGAACCAATAGTAAACAGCAAAAACAACAGCTTAAACACCTCCAGTACATCAACCGGAAGTGATAGATCAGAGatgaataatgaaaatgataaagGATTACTAACCATACTTACAATGAATTGTCGTAGTTTGCGAAGTGAAGCTAAACGAAACATGCTCCAGACAATAATTGAAACACATGAACCACACATAGTTCATCTGCAAGAAACACATCTTGACAAAACCATATCAACAGCAGAAATATTAGACCCAGAACAATATGAGATAGTCCGTAAAGACCGAATAACTGAAAAAGGTCATGAAGGCGGCGGCATAATTAATGCTGTACGTAAGAACATTGTATGCAATGGAGAAGACACACTAGACACTAACTGTGAAATAGGATGGACAAAGATACAACTGAAAGGCTGTAAAGCCCTCTACACTGGCTGTTATTATCGTAAACCAGATAATGACCCTACACCATTACAGAACTTGAATACTTCAATTAGTAGATTAACGCATAATAATACTCTGCCTAACATAATACTTACTGGAGACTTCAATTTACCAGATATTGATTGGGATGAAGAAGACTCAAATGGAGGATACACCATCAAATCAAGCCATAACTATTCCAACGAAATAAATAAACTAGCTTTAGACATTGTTGAGGAACACTGCTTGCAACAATGTGTCACAGAACCAACCAGGGAAAAGAACATTCTAGATCTTGTTCTCACAACTAATGAAAATCTAGTACAGAAAATGAGCATTACTGATGGAATGAGTGATCACCAGATGATAATTACAACTGTCAATGCAAGACCAAAGGTAATTAAGAACAAGCCCAGAAAAGTCTATCAATATAAGAAGGGAAATATGGAAAAAGTTCAAGAATATTTGAACagcaaatatgaaaatttcaaggaGAAGATAACTGAAATGAACATCGAAGAGTACTGGACTCTATTTAAAACTCACCTTTTTCAAGCAATGGACCTACATATACCATCCAAAAATCTGACATCGAGATTTAACTTACCTTGGGTGAATCAACACATCAAGAAGATGATACGTAAAAAAGAACGACTATATAAAGTTGCAAAGAAATACCAAACTAAAGAGCACTGGGATAAATTCAAGCAATATAGAAAAGCAGTAAAGACAGAACTTGATATATCACATAAGaagtatatatttgatatgttagAAGTAAGTCCATCAACATCAGAAGCTTCAACAAACACACAAGACCAATACAGAATAGGGAAAAAGTACTGGAAATACATCAAATCTCAAAAGAGGGAAACAGTGGGAGTACCAACACTCAAAGTTAATGGAGAAATATTAGACAACAGCAAAGGAAAAGCAGAAGCACTTAATGCACAATTTCAATCAGTATTCACGATTGAAGACTTTCAAAGCTTCCCTAAGATAACTGAAAatgaaacatcaaaaatacCAAGCCTACACATTAGTACAGAAGGGTTAATCAAACTACTAAAGGGAGTGAACCCAAGCAAGGCAAATGGTCCAGACAATATATCGTGTAGAATATTGAAAGAGTGTGCAGAGTCAATATCACCATATTTACAGTTAATCTTCACCAAAACACTAAAAGATCAAAGTGTACCACAAGACTGGCTTATTGCAAATGTCATCGCACTATTCAAGAAAGGGGATAAGAGTCAACCGGTCAACTATCGACCAGTATCCTTGACATCAGTTCCATGTAAAATAATGgaacatattatatttaaacacaTAATGAACCATCTTGAGAAGTATAATATACTTGTGGACTTCCAGCATGGCTTCAGAAGCAAAAGATCGTGTGAGTCACAACTAGTCATAACAGCAGAGGATATAACTAGAAATCTGGACAATAACCAACAGGTAGATATGCTCATATTAGACTTTAGTAAAGCATTCGACACAGTACCACACCAGCGATTGTTGAAGAAACTAGCATCATATGGTATCGATGGAAACATACTTGCATGGTTAGAAGCTTGGCTGACAAAAAGAGAACAACAAGTCACACTGGAAGGAGAAAGATCAAGTACTGCTAAAGTAAATCTGGCGTACCACAGGGAACAGTTTTAG